The Parvibaculum sp. genome includes a region encoding these proteins:
- a CDS encoding ATP-binding cassette domain-containing protein — MSRLRRRSRPPVLAVDGVSFTVERGKTFALVGESGSGKSTIARMVVGLMAPTSGEIAIDGVSMTAPSAAAARLALRRRIQMVFQDPYASLNPRWRVGEIIAEPITAFGLCAPGADTRARVGELLGLVGLHADDGLKFPHEFSGGQRQRIAIARAIASDPAFIVCDEPTSALDVSVQAQILNLMRDLQDRLGLTYLFISHNLAVVRFMADRIGVLSRGKLVEAAPSAELFADPQHPYTRQLLAAAPDIGAASSTLALPHGALSPAEIRGGRAL; from the coding sequence ATCTCCAGGCTGCGACGGCGCAGCCGGCCTCCGGTGCTGGCGGTGGACGGCGTGTCCTTCACCGTCGAGCGCGGCAAGACCTTTGCGCTCGTCGGCGAATCGGGATCCGGCAAATCGACGATCGCCCGCATGGTGGTGGGCCTGATGGCGCCGACCTCAGGCGAAATCGCCATCGACGGCGTGTCCATGACGGCGCCGTCGGCGGCTGCCGCCCGCCTTGCCTTGCGACGGCGCATCCAGATGGTCTTCCAGGATCCCTATGCCAGCCTCAACCCGCGCTGGCGGGTCGGCGAGATCATCGCCGAGCCGATTACCGCTTTCGGGCTGTGTGCGCCCGGAGCCGACACCCGGGCGCGGGTCGGGGAACTCCTCGGCCTGGTGGGGCTGCATGCGGATGACGGGCTGAAGTTTCCGCATGAGTTTTCAGGCGGCCAGCGCCAGCGCATCGCCATTGCGCGCGCGATCGCCTCCGATCCCGCTTTCATCGTCTGCGACGAGCCGACCTCGGCGCTCGACGTGTCCGTCCAGGCCCAGATTCTCAACCTCATGCGCGATTTGCAGGACCGGCTTGGCCTGACATACCTGTTCATCAGCCACAACCTGGCCGTGGTGCGCTTCATGGCCGACCGCATCGGCGTGCTCAGCCGCGGCAAGCTCGTGGAAGCCGCGCCCAGCGCGGAGCTGTTTGCAGATCCTCAGCACCCCTATACGCGGCAGCTTCTGGCCGCTGCGCCGGATATCGGCGCGGCCTCGTCAAC
- a CDS encoding ABC transporter ATP-binding protein, with translation MEPVLSVRDLRVEFATRRGTVRALDDVSFAIDKAEVLGVVGESGAGKSVTGAAVMGLVAPPGRITAGEISLGGLRIDGFDERGMRAIRGKRIGMIFQDPLTSLNPLIRIGDQLVETMLTHLNLSARQARLAAIDLLAETGIPSPATRIDSYPHEFSGGMRQRVVIALALCGEPDLVIADEPTTALDVSVQAQIIALIKRLCKERRTAVMLITHDMGVIAEAADRVAVMYAGRVVEVGPVDDIVRRPRHPYTQGLMSAIPPLDHRPDRLVQIPGSMPRLTAIPSGCAFHPRCPQAFALCRVEEPPGRRAGTSFAACHLYSPAAGRVS, from the coding sequence GTGGAGCCAGTCTTGTCCGTCCGCGATCTCCGTGTGGAATTCGCCACCCGGCGAGGAACCGTTCGCGCACTCGACGACGTCTCCTTCGCAATCGACAAGGCAGAGGTGCTGGGCGTGGTCGGTGAATCCGGGGCGGGGAAATCCGTAACGGGCGCCGCCGTCATGGGGCTGGTCGCGCCCCCCGGACGCATCACGGCCGGCGAAATAAGTCTGGGAGGTCTCAGGATCGACGGCTTCGACGAACGCGGCATGCGCGCCATTCGCGGCAAGCGCATCGGCATGATTTTCCAGGATCCGCTAACGAGCCTCAATCCTCTGATCCGCATTGGCGACCAACTGGTCGAGACCATGCTGACCCATCTCAACCTCAGCGCGCGCCAAGCTCGGCTCGCGGCCATCGACCTCCTCGCCGAAACCGGCATTCCAAGCCCTGCGACACGCATCGACAGCTATCCGCACGAATTTTCGGGTGGCATGCGCCAGCGCGTGGTGATTGCGCTGGCCCTGTGCGGCGAGCCCGATCTCGTCATCGCGGATGAACCGACCACGGCGCTCGACGTGTCCGTCCAGGCGCAGATCATCGCCCTCATCAAACGTCTTTGCAAGGAGCGCCGTACGGCCGTCATGCTGATCACCCACGACATGGGTGTGATCGCCGAAGCAGCCGATCGCGTCGCCGTCATGTATGCGGGACGGGTCGTCGAGGTCGGCCCGGTGGACGACATCGTGCGGCGGCCGCGCCACCCCTATACCCAGGGCTTGATGAGCGCGATCCCGCCGCTTGATCATCGGCCCGACCGGCTGGTGCAGATTCCAGGCAGCATGCCGCGGCTGACGGCGATCCCGTCGGGCTGTGCCTTTCATCCACGCTGCCCGCAGGCTTTCGCGCTCTGCCGTGTCGAGGAGCCGCCGGGGCGCCGCGCCGGCACGAGTTTTGCTGCTTGCCATCTCTATTCGCCGGCGGCAGGACGGGTTTCGTGA
- a CDS encoding SDR family oxidoreductase has translation MVVDRPGRLRDKVVAVTGAASGIGLASAVLFAQEGATLVLVDRDEAALVQATAMVEAAGSVALALAGDVGDVMTVDAHAEAARQRFGGFDVLLAAAGWSTGQSVADSSVDAWDAVLRTNLTGSFLWSRAAIHAMRSRGGGAIVLVGSQLAFAGGRANAAYLASKGAIVSLARSMALDHAAENIRVNVVVPGAIDTPLLARAFERSPDAAAARAASAARHPLGRLGSPDEVARAALFLASDEASFTTGSCLMVDGGWLAA, from the coding sequence ATGGTGGTCGACAGGCCTGGGCGGCTGAGGGACAAGGTCGTGGCTGTGACCGGGGCTGCGTCCGGCATCGGCTTGGCCAGCGCCGTTCTCTTCGCACAGGAGGGGGCGACGCTCGTCCTTGTCGATCGGGATGAAGCGGCTTTGGTGCAGGCCACGGCGATGGTCGAGGCAGCCGGGAGCGTGGCGCTTGCCCTTGCCGGCGACGTGGGTGACGTGATGACTGTGGACGCCCACGCCGAAGCAGCGCGCCAGCGCTTCGGCGGCTTCGATGTCCTGCTTGCGGCGGCCGGCTGGTCGACCGGCCAGTCGGTCGCGGACAGCTCGGTCGATGCCTGGGATGCGGTTCTGCGCACCAACCTCACCGGATCGTTCCTGTGGAGCCGGGCTGCCATTCACGCCATGCGGTCGCGCGGCGGCGGGGCGATCGTTCTGGTCGGCTCGCAACTGGCATTCGCGGGAGGCCGGGCCAACGCGGCTTATCTCGCGAGCAAGGGTGCGATCGTCAGCCTGGCGCGCAGTATGGCTCTGGACCACGCGGCGGAGAACATCCGCGTCAATGTGGTGGTGCCCGGCGCCATCGACACTCCGCTGCTCGCCCGCGCTTTCGAGCGATCGCCGGACGCGGCGGCAGCGCGTGCCGCCTCGGCGGCACGCCATCCACTCGGCCGTCTCGGCAGCCCGGACGAGGTGGCACGGGCGGCCCTCTTCCTCGCGAGTGACGAAGCCTCGTTTACGACCGGGTCTTGCCTGATGGTGGACGGCGGCTGGCTCGCGGCTTGA
- a CDS encoding GntR family transcriptional regulator, whose product MTKASASQQPTYQFLNPKRESLPEAIANVVAEAIASGQLAPGARIVETALTTSLNVSRVPVREALKVLHTQGIIEGGSHRGFRVATFSPKMVQSVQEARIDLETLLLRDAVANWQSGAADVKELDAVIARMRTAARAGDFEEMLRADLAFHRVICDAAQNPIFATLWTAIARHVLIILNLARFRDTDLSVVVRRHIALKDQIIMQIAQRGSVADLRTILEAHFLAERASVIGEPAAGKVKPRASRRPPSGKTRS is encoded by the coding sequence ATGACCAAGGCTTCAGCCTCCCAACAACCGACCTACCAGTTTCTCAATCCGAAACGCGAGTCGCTTCCCGAAGCCATTGCCAATGTGGTCGCCGAAGCCATCGCCAGCGGCCAACTCGCGCCCGGTGCACGCATCGTCGAGACCGCGTTGACCACCAGCCTCAACGTGAGCCGCGTGCCGGTGCGCGAAGCGCTCAAGGTCCTGCATACCCAAGGGATTATCGAGGGTGGGAGCCATCGCGGCTTTCGCGTCGCGACCTTTTCGCCGAAAATGGTGCAGAGCGTCCAGGAAGCACGCATCGATCTGGAAACGCTTCTCCTGCGCGACGCGGTGGCAAACTGGCAGTCAGGGGCCGCGGATGTGAAGGAACTCGATGCTGTGATCGCGCGCATGCGCACGGCCGCCCGTGCCGGGGACTTCGAGGAGATGCTGCGCGCCGATCTCGCATTTCACCGGGTGATCTGCGATGCGGCGCAAAATCCCATCTTCGCGACCCTGTGGACGGCCATCGCCCGCCATGTCCTCATCATTCTCAATCTCGCCCGTTTTCGGGATACGGACCTGTCCGTCGTCGTGCGCCGTCATATCGCGCTGAAGGACCAGATCATCATGCAGATCGCCCAGCGCGGCTCGGTCGCGGACCTGCGTACGATCCTCGAGGCTCATTTCCTGGCCGAGCGCGCCTCGGTGATCGGCGAGCCCGCGGCGGGGAAAGTCAAGCCGCGAGCCAGCCGCCGTCCACCATCAGGCAAGACCCGGTCGTAA
- a CDS encoding amidohydrolase family protein: MALTPANRDFALVDTHAHIFRADLPMAPGGLHLPTHDFETADYLAILDAHGVENAVIAAPSFLGTYNDYMIKALKREPRLRGTVIVEPGIDPYILKAMDDDGVVGVRLSFRARKQLPDVAGAEFQRLLWRLADLDWHVHLHIEGQRLPEVLPVLTRSPVKLVVDHFGRPDPETGAESEGFQAYLRAFDSGRTWGKLSGGFRIVCDPQPLADRLMAVAGPERLVWGSDCPFTDFEKTVTYQSTIDSLVRWVPSRDDRNTIAQTSLKLYKFK, translated from the coding sequence ATGGCCTTGACCCCAGCGAATCGCGATTTCGCGCTCGTCGACACGCATGCCCATATCTTTCGCGCCGACCTCCCGATGGCGCCAGGCGGGCTGCATCTGCCGACGCATGACTTCGAGACGGCCGACTATCTGGCGATCCTCGATGCCCATGGCGTCGAAAACGCCGTCATTGCCGCGCCGAGCTTCCTCGGCACCTATAACGACTACATGATCAAGGCGCTGAAGCGCGAGCCGCGCCTGCGCGGCACGGTCATCGTCGAGCCCGGGATCGATCCCTACATCCTCAAGGCGATGGACGACGACGGCGTGGTCGGCGTCCGCCTGTCCTTCCGGGCGCGCAAGCAACTGCCCGATGTGGCGGGCGCGGAGTTCCAGCGGCTGCTCTGGCGGCTCGCCGACCTCGACTGGCATGTGCATCTGCATATCGAGGGCCAGCGCCTGCCGGAGGTATTGCCAGTCCTGACACGATCCCCCGTCAAGCTGGTGGTCGATCATTTCGGTCGGCCCGACCCCGAAACCGGCGCCGAGAGCGAAGGCTTCCAAGCTTATCTGCGTGCGTTCGATTCCGGCCGCACGTGGGGCAAGCTCTCCGGCGGGTTCCGCATTGTCTGTGATCCCCAGCCGCTTGCGGACCGGCTCATGGCCGTGGCGGGCCCAGAGCGCCTGGTTTGGGGCAGTGACTGCCCGTTTACGGACTTTGAGAAGACGGTGACCTACCAGTCCACCATCGACTCACTGGTCCGGTGGGTGCCTTCACGCGATGATCGGAACACCATCGCTCAGACGTCGCTTAAACTATACAAATTCAAGTAA
- a CDS encoding Ldh family oxidoreductase: MDGTKPAEKLFIRAEDLTLVSAQLLEKSGLSPADAELVARCLVEADLRGVETHGVVRLVHYIKRIHLGLINPVPAIRVTKVTPVAASVDGDDGFGFVVAERAMREAIEMASQYGVGLASVHRSSHFGMAASYVLQAVRAGYMSLVFTNASASMPPWGGRDPVLGTSPFAAGAPGGKLPPFVLDMAVAVAARGKVRLAAKRGQSVPEGWGLDKDGRATTDPQAILDGGVVLPVGGPKGSAIAMMMDIFSGVFSGSAFAGEVTNHTEEFTKPQNVGHFIMAIKPDLFLPMTEFAERMDFLTNRVKSSALADGFSEILVSGEPEARLETKRRAEGIALPKAELDAIRIAAEGHGLPFPTLSTHAFAS, encoded by the coding sequence ATGGATGGCACCAAGCCTGCGGAGAAGCTTTTCATCCGGGCAGAAGATCTGACCCTCGTTTCGGCCCAACTGCTCGAAAAGAGCGGCCTGTCGCCAGCCGACGCTGAGCTGGTAGCCCGCTGTCTGGTGGAGGCCGATCTGCGTGGCGTCGAGACACACGGTGTCGTGCGGCTCGTGCACTATATCAAGCGGATCCACCTTGGCCTCATCAATCCCGTGCCGGCGATCCGCGTCACCAAGGTGACGCCGGTTGCCGCCTCGGTGGACGGTGACGACGGCTTCGGCTTCGTCGTCGCTGAGCGGGCGATGCGCGAGGCGATCGAGATGGCCTCGCAATACGGCGTAGGCCTCGCCTCGGTCCATCGGAGCAGCCACTTCGGCATGGCGGCGAGCTATGTCCTGCAGGCCGTGCGCGCCGGCTACATGTCGCTGGTCTTCACCAATGCTTCCGCGTCCATGCCGCCTTGGGGCGGCCGCGACCCCGTGCTAGGCACGAGCCCCTTCGCCGCCGGCGCCCCTGGCGGGAAGCTGCCGCCCTTCGTGCTCGACATGGCGGTCGCCGTCGCCGCCCGGGGCAAGGTGCGCCTGGCCGCCAAGCGGGGCCAGAGCGTTCCCGAAGGCTGGGGCCTCGACAAGGATGGTCGCGCCACCACCGATCCGCAGGCGATCCTCGACGGCGGCGTGGTCCTGCCCGTCGGCGGTCCGAAGGGTTCAGCGATCGCCATGATGATGGATATCTTCTCGGGCGTGTTCTCCGGCTCGGCCTTTGCCGGCGAGGTGACCAACCATACCGAGGAATTCACAAAGCCCCAAAATGTCGGGCATTTCATCATGGCCATCAAACCGGACCTGTTCCTGCCGATGACGGAATTCGCCGAGCGCATGGACTTCCTCACCAACCGGGTGAAGTCGTCGGCGCTCGCCGACGGCTTCTCCGAGATTCTGGTCTCAGGCGAGCCGGAAGCCCGATTGGAGACGAAGCGCCGGGCAGAAGGCATTGCCCTGCCCAAGGCAGAGCTCGATGCAATTCGCATCGCGGCGGAGGGACACGGCCTTCCCTTCCCGACGCTGTCCACACACGCCTTTGCATCCTAA
- a CDS encoding GMC family oxidoreductase N-terminal domain-containing protein yields MDVFDYVIIGGGSAGCVIANRLVTAGASVCVLEAGPVDSNFFIHMPVGFVKTLFNPSLIWQFYSEPSEGSGGRKLYAPQGKTLGGSSSVNGMVYVRGQANDYNAWAQSGNRGWGYADVLPYFRRIESRMAPHDPNYRGSKGLLPVTDPDWRHPLCEAFIAGAQSIGLPRNADYNGATQEGTGYYQRTIAGARRISAARAYLYPVMKKPNIRVLTDAQASSLILDGKRVVGVSYRRGGVASEVRARREVIVSAGAINTPRLLQLSGIGNPDVLTRAGVTVRHALNGVGENLSDHYSPRLVASVKNIGTINGLVKGPRLMSEFLRWSLRKPSVLALSAAVCYAFGRSDPALDAPDYTIIFTPASYKDGQLGVLDDYPGITAGAWQMRPESTGYVHITSADVNTAPTIQPNYLAAEKDRRVLLHAIRSARRILQSQPMAAYYDAERLPGASLQTDDELLDFARRYGSSTYHLAGSCRMGPSTARNTVVNDQLRVHGLENLRIADSSVIPAMVSANTYATALLIGEKAADFILGREALADAA; encoded by the coding sequence ATGGACGTTTTTGACTATGTGATCATAGGTGGCGGCTCGGCTGGCTGTGTCATCGCCAACAGGCTGGTGACGGCCGGCGCCTCGGTCTGCGTCCTCGAAGCCGGACCTGTCGACAGCAATTTTTTCATCCATATGCCGGTTGGCTTCGTAAAAACGCTCTTCAACCCTTCTCTGATCTGGCAATTCTACAGCGAACCATCGGAGGGGAGCGGCGGCCGGAAACTATACGCGCCGCAGGGCAAGACGCTGGGCGGATCGAGCTCCGTCAATGGCATGGTCTATGTGCGCGGACAGGCGAACGACTACAACGCCTGGGCGCAGAGCGGCAATCGCGGCTGGGGCTATGCGGACGTGCTTCCCTATTTCCGACGGATCGAAAGCCGCATGGCGCCTCACGATCCGAACTACCGCGGCAGCAAGGGGCTGCTGCCCGTCACCGATCCCGACTGGAGACATCCCCTATGCGAGGCTTTCATCGCCGGCGCGCAGTCGATCGGGCTGCCGCGCAATGCCGACTATAACGGCGCCACCCAGGAAGGCACGGGTTACTACCAGCGCACGATAGCCGGCGCCCGCAGGATCAGCGCGGCCCGCGCCTATCTCTATCCGGTCATGAAGAAGCCGAATATCCGGGTTCTGACCGATGCCCAGGCCTCCTCCCTCATCCTCGACGGCAAGCGTGTTGTCGGCGTCAGCTACAGACGCGGCGGCGTTGCGTCGGAAGTGCGCGCGCGCCGTGAAGTCATCGTCAGTGCCGGCGCCATTAACACGCCGCGTCTGCTGCAACTGTCTGGCATCGGCAACCCGGATGTCTTGACCCGCGCGGGCGTTACTGTCCGCCACGCGCTCAATGGCGTCGGCGAAAACCTCTCGGATCACTACAGTCCCCGTCTTGTCGCCAGCGTGAAGAACATCGGCACCATCAACGGCCTCGTGAAGGGCCCGCGCCTGATGTCCGAGTTCCTGCGCTGGAGCCTGCGCAAGCCGAGCGTTTTGGCCCTCAGCGCGGCGGTCTGCTACGCTTTTGGCCGCTCAGATCCGGCGCTCGACGCGCCGGACTACACCATCATCTTCACGCCCGCGAGCTACAAGGACGGGCAGCTCGGCGTGCTCGACGACTATCCCGGAATCACGGCCGGCGCCTGGCAGATGCGTCCGGAAAGCACCGGCTATGTCCACATCACGTCGGCCGACGTCAACACGGCGCCGACGATCCAGCCGAACTATCTCGCCGCCGAAAAAGACCGCCGGGTCCTGCTGCACGCCATTCGCTCCGCGCGCCGCATCCTCCAGAGCCAGCCGATGGCCGCCTATTACGACGCGGAGCGGCTACCGGGCGCCTCGCTGCAGACCGATGACGAACTGCTCGACTTCGCGCGCCGCTACGGATCGAGCACCTATCACCTCGCCGGGAGCTGCCGCATGGGGCCGAGCACCGCACGCAACACGGTGGTAAACGACCAGTTGCGCGTCCACGGCCTGGAGAACCTGCGGATCGCCGATTCCTCGGTCATTCCCGCGATGGTCTCCGCCAATACCTACGCCACCGCCCTGCTGATCGGGGAAAAGGCGGCGGACTTCATACTGGGTCGCGAGGCGCTCGCCGACGCTGCCTGA
- a CDS encoding aldehyde dehydrogenase family protein encodes MSGTQKRLIDSAAARAEAKRLSNKVLVGGSLVAAETDATIDVIHPPTMEVIATVPRCGAADAARAVEAAAKAFPVWSRIPARERGRLIAQAADRIEAELETLSQLQTLETGHPIASQSRGDMATAVDMLRMFAGVSGELKGETVPDAQGVLHYTTCEPIGVIAAVIPWNGPVFTLSAKIAPALVAGNTIVVKSAETAPLAVLRCAEIIQSFLPPGAINMISGVGEEVGKPLVQHPAVRKATFTGSVNVGKLISQYVADKLIPVTLELGGKNPNIVMADADLALAIPGVVAGMRFMRQGQSCIAGSRILIQESIYDEVVEGAVKLMNALVVGNPFDENTEVGTIISQKQMDRIQSFVSSVKDIPGARVLCGGSPEADSSMPGRLFMRPTLIDNVPHDAPLCQEEIFGPVAVAVRFTDFEDAIRIANDSVFGLAAAMWTRDLGTAMQFAARIEAGLVQVNQYAGPRANVSYGGLKVSGLGKEYTLQSMLNHFTRSRTIQINAGLRS; translated from the coding sequence ATGTCCGGCACTCAGAAGAGACTGATCGACTCCGCTGCGGCGCGGGCGGAAGCAAAGCGCTTGTCCAACAAGGTTCTTGTTGGTGGAAGCCTCGTCGCCGCTGAGACGGATGCGACGATCGACGTCATCCACCCCCCGACGATGGAGGTGATCGCGACCGTGCCGCGCTGCGGCGCTGCCGATGCCGCGCGCGCCGTGGAAGCTGCAGCGAAGGCCTTTCCCGTGTGGTCGCGCATTCCTGCCCGCGAGCGCGGCAGGCTGATCGCCCAGGCCGCGGACCGGATCGAGGCGGAACTTGAGACGCTGTCACAGCTGCAGACGCTCGAAACCGGCCACCCGATCGCTTCGCAATCCCGCGGCGACATGGCCACCGCGGTCGATATGCTACGCATGTTCGCCGGGGTCTCCGGCGAGCTCAAGGGCGAGACGGTTCCCGATGCGCAGGGCGTTCTGCACTACACGACCTGCGAGCCGATCGGCGTGATCGCGGCGGTTATCCCGTGGAACGGTCCGGTCTTCACGTTGAGCGCCAAGATCGCGCCGGCTCTCGTGGCGGGCAACACCATCGTGGTCAAGAGCGCGGAAACCGCCCCGCTCGCCGTGTTGCGCTGCGCGGAGATCATCCAGTCCTTCCTGCCTCCGGGCGCGATCAACATGATCTCCGGCGTCGGCGAGGAAGTCGGCAAGCCGCTGGTGCAGCATCCGGCCGTGCGCAAGGCGACCTTCACCGGCTCGGTCAACGTCGGCAAGCTCATCTCGCAATATGTTGCCGACAAGCTCATCCCGGTCACGCTTGAGCTCGGTGGCAAGAACCCCAATATCGTGATGGCGGATGCCGATCTCGCGTTGGCCATTCCAGGCGTCGTGGCCGGCATGCGCTTCATGCGGCAGGGCCAGTCCTGCATCGCGGGCTCGCGCATCCTGATCCAGGAGAGCATCTACGACGAGGTCGTCGAAGGTGCAGTCAAGCTGATGAATGCGCTGGTTGTCGGGAACCCCTTCGACGAGAACACCGAGGTCGGAACGATCATCTCTCAGAAGCAGATGGATCGCATCCAGTCGTTCGTGAGCAGCGTCAAGGATATCCCCGGCGCCCGCGTTCTTTGCGGTGGGTCGCCCGAGGCCGATTCGTCGATGCCGGGTCGCCTCTTCATGCGGCCGACCCTGATCGACAACGTGCCGCATGACGCGCCGCTCTGTCAGGAGGAGATCTTCGGGCCCGTGGCGGTGGCCGTGCGGTTCACCGACTTCGAGGATGCGATTCGCATTGCCAATGACAGCGTCTTTGGCCTGGCTGCCGCGATGTGGACGCGGGATCTCGGCACTGCGATGCAGTTCGCGGCACGTATCGAGGCCGGTCTCGTGCAGGTCAACCAGTATGCGGGCCCCCGCGCCAATGTCTCCTATGGCGGGCTGAAGGTCAGCGGGCTCGGCAAGGAATATACGCTCCAATCCATGCTCAACCACTTCACGCGCTCGCGCACCATCCAGATCAACGCCGGGCTGCGTTCCTAG
- a CDS encoding DUF3303 family protein → MQFMVISDPQPARPSQVRGIQTTFWDWLDRQKEAGIVKAVYVKTGRGAIVVFDVESHETLHRLMTEWSDCVPAAFTVFPLIDPAHQEAIARKGA, encoded by the coding sequence ATGCAGTTCATGGTCATCAGTGATCCGCAGCCGGCCCGCCCCTCCCAGGTGCGCGGAATCCAGACGACGTTCTGGGACTGGCTGGATCGCCAAAAGGAGGCGGGCATCGTCAAGGCCGTCTATGTGAAGACGGGCCGCGGCGCAATCGTCGTTTTCGACGTCGAGAGCCACGAGACGTTGCATCGCCTGATGACGGAATGGTCGGACTGCGTGCCCGCCGCATTCACAGTCTTTCCCCTGATCGATCCGGCGCATCAGGAGGCCATAGCCCGCAAGGGGGCGTGA
- a CDS encoding aldolase/citrate lyase family protein — translation MELQDLVRNNVKTRIAKDEVAVSMIVRLVQSIEIVSIARVSGFDSLYVDLEHCSFSLETTAQICMASLLAGVTPFVRVPSIESDYVSRVLDNGALGVIAPHITSARDAEKVVRNAKFPPRGERSVTVGIPHLGFQTWPVDEVRKALNDATTVIAMIEDQRGLDNAEEIAAVDGVDILMIGTNDLCADFGIDGQFEHQRVADAYRRTIEACARHGKTVGIGGLANKPKLIEQFVGLGARYVSSGADLSFLLAGAKDRAAAIRAFQNKPR, via the coding sequence ATGGAACTGCAAGATCTCGTCAGAAACAATGTCAAAACCCGCATTGCCAAGGATGAAGTCGCGGTATCGATGATCGTGCGGCTCGTACAGAGCATTGAAATCGTGAGCATCGCCAGGGTCAGCGGCTTCGATTCGCTGTACGTGGACCTCGAACATTGTTCGTTCTCTCTCGAAACGACAGCTCAGATCTGCATGGCTTCGCTGCTGGCGGGGGTAACCCCGTTCGTGCGCGTTCCCAGCATCGAGTCGGACTATGTCTCACGCGTGCTCGACAACGGAGCGCTTGGCGTCATAGCACCGCATATCACCTCGGCTCGCGACGCCGAGAAAGTCGTTCGCAATGCCAAATTTCCCCCGCGCGGCGAGCGTTCGGTGACCGTGGGCATCCCGCATCTCGGATTCCAGACCTGGCCCGTCGATGAGGTGCGCAAGGCGCTGAACGACGCGACGACGGTTATCGCCATGATCGAGGACCAGCGCGGCCTCGACAATGCCGAGGAAATCGCTGCGGTCGATGGCGTCGATATCCTGATGATCGGTACCAACGATCTCTGCGCAGACTTTGGAATCGACGGCCAATTCGAACATCAACGCGTGGCGGATGCCTATCGGCGCACCATCGAGGCCTGCGCCAGGCACGGCAAGACCGTCGGGATCGGCGGTCTCGCCAATAAACCGAAGCTGATCGAGCAGTTCGTCGGCCTTGGTGCGCGTTATGTCTCCTCGGGCGCCGACCTGTCTTTCCTGCTGGCCGGTGCCAAGGATCGCGCCGCCGCGATACGCGCCTTTCAGAACAAGCCGCGCTGA
- a CDS encoding LysR family transcriptional regulator: MNLRQMEVFHAIMRAGSVTGAARLLNVTQPAVSAVLRHCEDQLRIKLFERTGGRLQPTPEAEAIFPDIANIFQRVETVSRVANDLAGGRLGNITVAATFAIANGPLAEAVAVFSRFKPSVRFSVHALPTHQVIDRVSRREADFGLGFGPIRDPAVEAELLASAEIACIMPTDHPLAQEEVITVEKLAGHPIITYAPHTPIGGPVETAFRDCDVELVRAVQVNYSMTAFVLAARGAGIAMVEPLLLSAASMPSLVARRFEPRITVETMLIHPIGRGQTRTMRSFIDTLKTKISETYGTVLPEPIDGSPSS, translated from the coding sequence ATGAACCTGCGGCAGATGGAAGTCTTCCACGCGATCATGCGCGCCGGTTCGGTCACCGGCGCCGCCCGGCTTCTGAACGTGACGCAGCCGGCCGTGAGCGCCGTGCTGCGCCATTGCGAGGACCAGTTGCGCATCAAGCTGTTCGAGCGCACCGGCGGGCGGCTGCAGCCCACGCCCGAAGCGGAAGCCATCTTCCCCGACATCGCCAACATCTTCCAGCGCGTCGAAACCGTCAGCCGCGTCGCCAACGATCTCGCCGGCGGCAGACTTGGCAACATCACGGTTGCGGCCACCTTCGCCATCGCCAATGGCCCCCTGGCCGAAGCCGTTGCCGTCTTCTCCCGCTTCAAACCGTCGGTCCGGTTCTCCGTCCATGCCTTGCCCACCCATCAGGTCATCGATCGCGTGTCCCGTCGCGAAGCCGATTTCGGCCTTGGCTTCGGGCCGATCAGGGATCCCGCGGTCGAGGCGGAGCTGCTGGCGAGCGCCGAGATCGCCTGCATCATGCCGACCGACCATCCGCTGGCGCAGGAAGAGGTCATCACCGTCGAGAAGCTCGCCGGGCATCCGATTATCACCTACGCGCCGCACACCCCGATCGGCGGGCCAGTGGAAACAGCCTTCCGGGACTGCGACGTGGAACTGGTACGCGCCGTGCAGGTCAACTATTCGATGACGGCCTTCGTCCTGGCCGCGCGCGGCGCGGGCATCGCGATGGTCGAGCCTCTGCTGCTCAGCGCAGCCTCCATGCCATCGCTTGTGGCGCGCAGGTTCGAACCAAGGATCACCGTGGAAACCATGCTGATCCATCCCATCGGCCGAGGACAGACGCGGACGATGCGGAGCTTCATCGATACCTTGAAGACCAAGATCTCGGAGACCTATGGCACTGTGCTGCCGGAGCCGATCGACGGCAGCCCATCATCCTGA